From a region of the Acidimicrobiales bacterium genome:
- the arr gene encoding NAD(+)--rifampin ADP-ribosyltransferase, whose translation MVHVPVTFDSCDHVEGPFYHGTKSVLEVGDELVAGHGSNFHDGRVSNNVYFSALLETAVWGAELATALAGSSERGRIYVVEPTGPFEDDPNVTNKRFPGNITKSYRTRDALRVVGEVTGWQGHPPEVLQGMLDNIARLREQGLDVIED comes from the coding sequence ATCGTTCATGTGCCGGTGACCTTCGACAGCTGCGACCACGTCGAGGGGCCCTTCTACCACGGCACCAAATCGGTCCTCGAGGTCGGCGACGAGCTGGTTGCAGGCCACGGCTCGAACTTCCACGACGGGCGCGTCTCCAACAACGTCTACTTCTCGGCGCTGCTCGAAACGGCGGTGTGGGGGGCAGAGCTGGCAACGGCGCTGGCAGGCTCGTCAGAGCGGGGACGCATCTATGTGGTCGAGCCGACGGGCCCGTTCGAAGACGACCCCAACGTCACGAACAAGAGGTTCCCCGGCAACATCACCAAGTCGTATCGCACCCGAGATGCCTTGCGAGTAGTCGGCGAGGTCACCGGTTGGCAGGGCCATCCGCCCGAGGTGTTGCAGGGCATGCTCGACAACATCGCCAGGCTGCGCGAACAGGGCCTCGACGTGATCGAGGACTAG
- a CDS encoding 3-dehydroquinate synthase family protein has protein sequence MDLIEVQVPLADRTYRVVVGDGAVAELPTLMPPKAKRAAIVTQEAIEVDVDPGIEHRVFHIGQGEQSKTLSTIAELCSAFARWGLNRNDVVVGVGGGMVTDVAGFAAASYHRGVPVVHVSTTLLGQIDAAIGGKTGVNLPEGKNLVGAYWQPSGVVCDTATLATLPPREMTSGLGEMAKYHFLGGDDLDGLSLPERVARCVEIKAEVVASDEREGGRRAILNYGHTLGHALEIAGSFDLRHGEAVAIGLVYAAELARRLGRIDDQRVAEHRRIVAGYDLATCIPSGFDVEELITLMGRDKKALDGITFVLDGPNGVEPVVGVAHDLLAESLEAVSQ, from the coding sequence GTGGATCTGATCGAGGTACAGGTGCCCCTGGCCGACCGCACCTACCGGGTGGTGGTTGGCGACGGCGCCGTCGCTGAACTGCCGACGCTGATGCCGCCCAAGGCCAAGCGCGCCGCCATAGTCACCCAGGAAGCGATCGAGGTCGATGTCGACCCTGGGATCGAGCACCGGGTGTTCCACATCGGCCAGGGCGAGCAGTCCAAGACGCTGAGCACCATCGCAGAGCTGTGCAGCGCATTCGCACGGTGGGGCCTGAACCGCAACGACGTCGTCGTCGGCGTCGGCGGGGGAATGGTCACCGATGTCGCCGGGTTCGCCGCCGCGTCGTACCACCGAGGCGTGCCTGTGGTCCATGTTTCGACCACCCTGCTGGGGCAAATTGATGCGGCCATCGGCGGCAAGACCGGGGTAAATCTGCCCGAGGGCAAGAACCTGGTCGGCGCCTACTGGCAGCCCTCTGGTGTGGTCTGCGACACCGCCACGCTGGCCACCCTGCCCCCGCGCGAGATGACGTCTGGCCTTGGCGAGATGGCCAAATACCACTTCCTCGGCGGAGACGATCTCGACGGCCTCAGCCTGCCCGAGCGGGTGGCCCGCTGTGTCGAGATAAAGGCCGAAGTAGTCGCCTCCGACGAACGCGAAGGCGGCCGACGGGCCATCTTGAACTATGGCCACACCCTGGGTCATGCGCTCGAAATCGCCGGCTCGTTCGACCTGCGACACGGCGAGGCGGTGGCGATCGGACTCGTGTACGCAGCCGAGTTGGCCAGGCGCTTGGGGCGCATCGACGACCAGCGTGTCGCCGAACATCGGCGCATCGTGGCCGGCTATGACCTCGCCACCTGCATCCCTTCCGGGTTCGACGTCGAAGAGCTGATCACCCTGATGGGCCGCGACAAGAAGGCACTCGACGGCATCACCTTCGTGCTCGACGGGCCCAACGGGGTCGAGCCGGTCGTCGGCGTGGCGCACGATCTATTGGCCGAATCCCTCGAGGCGGTTTCGCAATGA
- a CDS encoding VOC family protein, with protein sequence MKRPSMRVSGPTLDAADPLALARFYELLLGWPMVRMEGPRPGRPSTGGWAMLRSPDGSQKLEFQWEPHYRRPVWPSIPDRQLMMMHIDIGVADLEKGVEWALAQGAELAEHQPQEGVAVLLDPEGHPFCLFIDDRLVP encoded by the coding sequence ATGAAACGACCGTCGATGCGCGTGTCCGGGCCAACCCTCGACGCAGCCGATCCGCTGGCGCTGGCGAGGTTCTACGAACTGTTGTTGGGATGGCCCATGGTTCGAATGGAAGGGCCCCGTCCCGGCAGGCCTTCAACCGGCGGCTGGGCGATGCTGCGGTCGCCCGACGGTAGCCAGAAGCTCGAGTTCCAGTGGGAACCGCACTATCGACGCCCTGTCTGGCCGTCAATACCAGACCGGCAGCTGATGATGATGCACATCGACATCGGCGTCGCCGACCTGGAGAAAGGCGTCGAGTGGGCGCTCGCGCAGGGTGCAGAACTGGCAGAACACCAGCCACAGGAGGGTGTCGCAGTGCTGCTCGACCCTGAGGGTCATCCGTTCTGCCTGTTCATCGACGACCGGCTCGTGCCCTAG
- a CDS encoding DUF222 domain-containing protein, with the protein MSVDLIDADDLLAMPIPEVEAALRSLRRTRARLAGYEAVVVDALEVLRLRARPAPPDPDPTPASGAEDEPGPESTAGTGPQSQPDQDSDADTDDGPEPSRREQEQMRKRAALGRDFPKVAAALRRGTINLEQFDLLTRSGLGSERVDELLEQAIESGSADATRHLVQQAQRDEDETSPRVRFLRQQNLRRFSHGIDENGNYWFNLVVDPIVGETILKLFERAERSQWQRSDKGAKQHRTPVQRSADAFASLVLDARTPRKPKAGDAADAGAHLVIDAHNLLKLAAGRRDAVAHTLNGQPVPGEKWQQLVDRKAEIFAWVLAADGAEVNLARSSRHATEVQKLALAIRDGGCFGNHCDRTVGACDAHHLIEWENNGPSDIALLALGCPSDHSHLHKTGSRLQHGERPGDWMLANPHTGEVVARWSNPLPPWRR; encoded by the coding sequence TTGAGTGTCGATCTGATCGATGCCGACGATCTCTTGGCGATGCCGATTCCCGAGGTCGAGGCCGCGCTGAGGTCGCTTCGTCGCACCAGGGCAAGGCTGGCGGGGTACGAGGCGGTCGTCGTCGACGCCCTCGAGGTGTTGCGCCTGCGAGCACGCCCTGCGCCACCCGATCCTGACCCGACGCCCGCAAGCGGCGCCGAGGACGAGCCGGGCCCAGAGTCAACGGCAGGAACCGGACCGCAATCACAACCCGACCAAGATTCTGACGCCGACACCGACGACGGGCCCGAACCCTCGCGGCGTGAGCAAGAACAAATGCGCAAGCGTGCGGCGCTCGGACGCGACTTCCCGAAGGTCGCAGCGGCGTTGCGGCGCGGAACCATCAACCTCGAACAGTTCGATCTACTCACGCGCTCGGGGCTCGGTTCGGAACGGGTCGATGAACTGCTCGAGCAGGCGATCGAATCCGGCTCCGCCGACGCCACACGTCACCTGGTTCAACAGGCCCAGCGCGACGAAGACGAAACGTCGCCGCGGGTCAGGTTCTTGCGCCAGCAGAACCTTCGCCGCTTCTCGCACGGCATCGACGAAAACGGCAACTACTGGTTCAACCTCGTCGTCGACCCCATCGTCGGCGAGACGATCCTCAAGCTGTTCGAGCGGGCCGAGCGCAGCCAATGGCAGCGCAGCGACAAGGGTGCCAAGCAACATCGCACACCGGTGCAGCGGTCGGCGGACGCGTTCGCCAGCCTCGTCCTCGATGCACGCACTCCGCGCAAACCCAAGGCCGGTGACGCCGCAGATGCCGGCGCCCATCTGGTCATCGACGCCCACAATCTCCTGAAACTGGCGGCCGGTCGGCGCGACGCCGTTGCTCACACGCTGAACGGGCAACCCGTGCCTGGCGAGAAGTGGCAACAGCTCGTCGACCGCAAGGCAGAAATCTTTGCTTGGGTTCTGGCCGCAGACGGCGCCGAGGTGAACCTCGCCAGATCCAGCCGCCACGCCACCGAGGTCCAGAAGCTGGCGCTGGCTATCCGCGACGGAGGGTGCTTCGGAAATCACTGCGACCGCACCGTCGGTGCCTGCGACGCACATCACCTCATCGAGTGGGAGAACAACGGGCCCAGCGATATCGCGCTACTGGCTCTGGGTTGCCCCAGCGATCACAGCCACCTGCACAAGACTGGGTCACGCCTGCAACACGGCGAGCGGCCGGGCGACTGGATGCTGGCAAACCCGCACACCGGCGAGGTGGTCGCGAGGTGGAGCAATCCCCTACCCCCTTGGCGACGATGA